In a genomic window of Streptomyces pristinaespiralis:
- a CDS encoding M4 family metallopeptidase gives MDIRTPVFCGIVPPHILDRLARADDPAVSGPARRTLQADAAQRTGRRLTTVLGAAARAVAAPADGPRRTVYDARGGTDLPGVRARGEGEEAVRDATVNRAYAGLGATFELLTAYGRSSVDGAGLPLDASVHYDEKYANAFWNGEQMVFGDGDGEIFLDFTVAVDVIAHELAHGLTQYTANLSYFGQPGALNESVSDVLGSLVKQRTLGQSAEEADWLIGAGLLAPRVEGVALRSMKAPGTAYDDDVLGKDPQPATMEGYVRTGRDNGGVHINSGIPNHAFYLLATRLGGRAWERAGQIWFDVLTGGELTVDADFGSFARLTVAAAAARYGEGEEHEAVLKAWSQVGVKTSD, from the coding sequence ATGGACATTCGCACCCCGGTCTTCTGCGGCATCGTGCCGCCGCACATCCTCGACAGGCTCGCCCGGGCCGACGACCCCGCCGTGTCGGGCCCCGCCCGACGCACCCTCCAGGCCGACGCCGCACAGCGCACCGGCCGCCGGCTGACCACGGTCCTGGGCGCCGCGGCGCGGGCGGTCGCCGCCCCGGCCGACGGCCCGCGCCGGACCGTCTACGACGCCCGGGGCGGCACGGACCTGCCGGGCGTCCGGGCCCGCGGCGAGGGCGAGGAGGCCGTCAGGGACGCCACCGTCAACCGCGCGTACGCGGGCCTCGGCGCCACCTTCGAACTGCTCACCGCCTACGGGCGCAGCTCCGTCGACGGCGCGGGACTGCCGCTGGACGCGTCCGTCCACTACGACGAGAAGTACGCGAACGCCTTCTGGAACGGCGAACAGATGGTCTTCGGCGACGGTGACGGCGAGATCTTCCTCGACTTCACCGTCGCGGTCGACGTCATCGCCCACGAGCTGGCGCACGGTCTGACCCAGTACACGGCCAACCTGAGCTACTTCGGCCAGCCCGGCGCCCTCAACGAGTCGGTGTCCGACGTGCTGGGATCCCTGGTCAAGCAGCGCACGCTCGGCCAGAGCGCGGAGGAGGCCGACTGGCTGATCGGCGCCGGCCTGCTCGCGCCGCGGGTCGAGGGCGTCGCGCTGCGGTCGATGAAGGCCCCGGGGACCGCGTACGACGACGACGTGCTGGGCAAGGACCCGCAGCCGGCGACCATGGAGGGCTATGTCCGCACCGGCCGTGACAACGGCGGCGTCCACATCAACTCCGGCATCCCCAACCACGCCTTCTACCTGCTGGCCACCCGGCTCGGCGGCCGGGCGTGGGAGCGGGCCGGGCAGATCTGGTTCGACGTGCTGACCGGCGGCGAACTGACGGTGGACGCCGACTTCGGCAGCTTCGCCCGCCTGACGGTGGCCGCGGCCGCGGCACGCTACGGCGAGGGCGAGGAGCACGAGGCCGTGCTCAAGGCCTGGTCGCAGGTCGGCGTGAAGACGTCGGACTGA
- a CDS encoding helix-turn-helix transcriptional regulator, translating to MATSTGHDAKKAHRLRELREFLMSRRARITPAEAGLPDGGARRRTPGLRREEVAVLAGVGVSWYQWLEQGRDITVSPQVLDSVGRVLRLSSAERRHLYVLAGLNPPPPETDPGDRDMCAGLRRLIDAWMPYPAHIMDGYWNTVMYNDAAAAVLGMRPGIVQNCLIAYFTDPVYRARSSGWAENAPQVVAQFRAACSEGPDDEGFRTVVAEAKAASPEFAELWERRDVAPGGQIRKEMQHPLVGRLVVESTQLRVPARPDLVIVMHTPVPDAATDTAAKLEWLASPEGRRGSMYPVAG from the coding sequence GTGGCCACGTCGACCGGGCACGACGCGAAGAAGGCGCACCGGCTGCGCGAGTTGCGGGAGTTCCTGATGAGCCGGCGCGCCCGGATCACTCCGGCGGAGGCGGGCCTGCCCGACGGCGGCGCCCGACGCCGTACACCGGGCCTGCGCCGTGAGGAGGTCGCCGTCCTCGCGGGCGTCGGCGTCTCCTGGTACCAGTGGCTGGAGCAGGGGCGTGACATCACCGTCTCGCCGCAGGTCCTGGACTCGGTGGGCCGGGTGCTCAGGCTCAGCAGCGCCGAGCGCCGCCACCTGTACGTCCTCGCCGGCCTCAACCCGCCGCCGCCCGAGACCGATCCGGGCGACCGCGACATGTGCGCCGGTCTGCGGCGGCTGATCGACGCGTGGATGCCGTATCCGGCGCACATCATGGACGGTTACTGGAACACCGTGATGTACAACGACGCGGCGGCCGCGGTCCTTGGCATGCGGCCCGGCATCGTGCAGAACTGTCTGATCGCGTACTTCACCGACCCCGTCTACCGTGCCCGCAGCTCCGGTTGGGCGGAGAACGCCCCGCAGGTCGTCGCGCAGTTCCGCGCCGCGTGCTCGGAGGGGCCGGACGACGAGGGTTTCCGGACGGTGGTCGCGGAGGCCAAGGCGGCGAGCCCCGAGTTCGCCGAGCTGTGGGAGCGGCGGGACGTCGCGCCCGGCGGGCAGATCCGCAAGGAGATGCAGCATCCTCTGGTGGGCCGACTGGTCGTGGAGTCGACGCAGTTGCGGGTGCCGGCCCGGCCGGACCTGGTGATCGTGATGCACACCCCGGTGCCCGACGCGGCGACGGACACGGCGGCGAAGCTGGAGTGGCTCGCGAGCCCCGAGGGCCGGCGCGGCTCGATGTATCCCGTGGCGGGCTGA
- a CDS encoding protealysin inhibitor emfourin — protein MRIQVRRTGGFAGIERLAEVDTSDRADAGDVHALAAQAVSEARDTPPIGVPDGFSYQLTVDGRTVYCSDPRLTDAQRQLISLVLKEGS, from the coding sequence ATGCGTATCCAGGTAAGGCGTACAGGAGGCTTCGCCGGGATCGAGCGCCTCGCCGAGGTCGACACCTCGGACCGGGCCGATGCCGGCGACGTGCATGCCCTCGCCGCACAGGCGGTGTCCGAGGCCCGCGACACCCCGCCCATCGGCGTCCCCGACGGGTTCAGCTACCAGCTCACGGTCGACGGGCGCACGGTCTACTGTTCCGATCCCCGGCTGACCGACGCCCAGCGTCAGCTGATCTCGCTGGTCCTCAAGGAAGGTTCCTGA
- the era gene encoding GTPase Era: protein MSARTQSSEAPHRAGFACFVGRPNAGKSTLTNALVGQKVAITSTRPQTTRHTVRGIVHRPEAQLILVDTPGLHKPRTLLGERLNDIVRTTWAEVDVIGFCLPADQKLGPGDRFIAKELAGIKKTPKVAIITKTDLVDSKTLAEQLIAVDRLGKELGIEWAEIVPVSAVGDTQVQLVADLLIPLLPESPPLYPEGDLTDEPEQVMVAELIREAALEGVRDELPHSIAVVVEEMLPREDRPADRPLLDIHANVYIERPSQKGIIIGPKGKRLKEVGTKSRKHIEALLGTPVFLDLHVKVAKDWQRDPKQLRKLGF, encoded by the coding sequence ATGAGCGCTCGTACCCAGTCTTCCGAAGCCCCCCATCGGGCCGGCTTCGCCTGCTTCGTCGGCCGCCCCAACGCGGGCAAGTCCACTCTCACGAACGCTCTCGTCGGCCAGAAGGTGGCGATCACCTCGACGCGGCCGCAGACGACCCGGCACACGGTGCGCGGCATCGTGCACCGTCCGGAGGCGCAGCTGATCCTGGTGGACACCCCGGGGCTGCACAAGCCGCGGACCCTGCTCGGTGAGCGGCTGAACGACATCGTGCGCACCACCTGGGCCGAGGTCGACGTGATCGGCTTCTGTCTGCCCGCCGACCAGAAGCTGGGCCCCGGCGACCGGTTCATCGCCAAGGAGCTCGCCGGGATCAAGAAGACCCCGAAGGTCGCCATCATCACCAAGACCGACCTCGTCGACTCCAAGACGCTGGCCGAGCAGCTCATCGCCGTCGACAGGCTCGGCAAGGAGCTCGGCATCGAGTGGGCCGAGATCGTGCCGGTCTCCGCGGTGGGCGACACGCAGGTGCAGCTGGTGGCGGACCTGCTGATCCCGCTCCTGCCGGAGAGCCCCCCGCTCTACCCGGAGGGCGACCTCACGGACGAGCCGGAGCAGGTCATGGTCGCGGAGCTGATCCGCGAGGCCGCGCTCGAGGGCGTACGGGACGAGCTCCCGCACTCGATCGCGGTGGTCGTCGAGGAGATGCTGCCGCGCGAGGACCGTCCCGCGGACCGCCCGCTGCTGGACATCCACGCGAACGTCTACATCGAGCGCCCCAGCCAGAAGGGCATCATCATCGGCCCGAAGGGCAAGCGCCTGAAGGAGGTCGGCACGAAGTCCCGGAAGCACATCGAGGCGCTGCTCGGTACGCCGGTCTTCCTCGACCTCCATGTGAAGGTGGCGAAGGACTGGCAGCGCGACCCCAAGCAGCTGCGCAAGCTCGGTTTCTGA